The genomic stretch TGGCTAGTAAGtgacatagacacagacgGTGATTGTCAGCAATGTTACATGCTTAACAATGCACAACATTGGGCATTGAAGCAATCTATAGTTGCTACGCATCTAACTTACAATGAATGGTAGTGTCATCTGGTCCACAACAACGTTGACATGTCACTTTTTTGCCTTGCAGTCAGGGTCATATCTTCGTAGGACCATCAATGAGGGAAATCCAAGTACAAACGATTGGAGACTCCATTTCAAGATAGACGTTGAAGACAGTTTCTTTCTCCTGTATACAGCAGCATATTAGTTCCAGATGTAGTTCATGGAGACTACCGTATCACTGCATGATAGGATTGTCATCGACATCGAGATATACGACATACTTGGCTAGAGTGTATCCATATGCACCTTCAAAGACGTGGATTATGAGAGCCACAATGAATCTATTAGAACAAAGACTTTGTTTTGGTATTATAGCATATCTACTGATGGCatcatatactgtacaatatgcAACAGTGAGACATACCATGCTGGTCATCTGTATTGACATCATTGTCATTTGTTTTAGATGTTAGCATAGTATGCAACTCTAAAGATTATTGGAGTATGAAAGGGTATTTAAAATATGCTCAAATGACGTATGCTCAAATGActataccgtataagatgaaacgaAACATTGGCGGCGATTTTATTATATTGGCAGTGTGCTAAGAAATTGCCAtataagtggtcatggaggagtttgtgattgacagttgtgttcgtggctcacatttccctaacttactggtctgcAACTACTGcctagtgatgaagaactgctgtgtcagtgcaaagaacgaGACCCGTATGAACatgacagtccagcttcatccatagcctcaTGGCCTCATTCACAGGCACAACAGATTGtaagcagggattacctaccatcttgtggcctcatccacGTGACGTACCACCACATCATCATATGATGCCTGatccacgtgggtgatgacatcaacatatcccggtggccaaattaatggaaGATTTTATATTGGCTGTCGCTGAAACATCTGCCAATCTGCCAAATTAAATTccctgccaatatttcatcttacaTGGTATTGAAGGTGTTCAAAGTAGATTTCATACGGCCATATACTTTATGTAACTCTACTCTAAATGACCCATCACACACTACGTCATCATCCAACATTACTCTGCCACTCTAATTGTAACTATTGTTATGTTTCGTACCTGAATGTACACCAAAGTCAACATTTATTGCATAAGCATTCAGATTAGTTGTTTGCAAAATCTTTTTATGGTGTTTCGCCTTTGCAACTCCACGTTCATCAAATATTTTACAACCAATAATCAATGTACAAAACTGTACGTACACAATCAAAACATTACATAAAACAACGATCATTCACTTTATGGACAACAAGGAAAAGTTAACATTTGTCATATTTAGTTTCTACTGACTCTAGACAAACTACTAGTAAAGTGTAAACAAACTACTGGTAGTACAGTGTAGATGATATCATGTATTCACACTTACATGCGTTGTAATAGCTGAGAATGATTATCGCCAAGATACTTCAGTCCTGGCCCCACGACTAGAATATAGTCATAAGGAATCACGTCACTCTTGTAACCAACCAActagaaaacacaaaatattgatTCACATATTGCTGATGCGTGCAAACACTCAATCTATGTTTGCCTTAATTGAAAcgatgtatatatatatatatatatatatatatatatatatatatatatatatatatatatatatatatagtgcagtgtagtggtgtgtgtgtgtgtgtgtgtgtgtgtgtgtgtgtgtgtgtgtgtgtgtgtgtgcgtgtgtcacatATCAACTAAAAAATTACTTTTAATGTTGGTGGTTGGTTTGCATAATAatcaaataaattaaatattagcTAGACTAGATATGACAATACGtcaaaaccttaattaacgTAACTAAGCTTTTACAGCTGAACATTCGAATTCatcaaacacaagcacaaattttatttgtagAGAAATAAGCACATACCCAGTTAAGCAAGAGTCCGCCAAAAATTAGCAGCCACCAGCCAATGTGAGGAACTTCGAAGTAATCTTTGCTCATCAAGATACAGCAAAAGGATCACGTGGACAAGCCTAGCACGCTAGCACATATCCCACTAGAGGCAATGGTAATGCAACTGCTTAGTATGTGTTGTTGTCTATTTGATTCTACGTGTTATATTGTCGTTTTCTTTAGGCTGGAATTGAGTTCTTGTCTCCTGAAGGTAGGTTTTCTGCTTGCGTTATAAAGATTGTGAGACTGAGGTTGAATCTGTACTCGTTCAAGGTCTACGCGTTGATGGCCGTCGCTCACACGAAATCAGGAAAGTGCAGTGTAAGATGGGAGTATCAAAACACGCCGACGGGTCTGCATACGTCGAACAGGGAAACACCAAAGTCGTTGCCTCGGTGTACGGACCACATGAAGTAAGAACTCAGTTTAGATAGATTAATATAAATAGATTAATATTGTTACTGTATTACAAGTGATAGAAGTATAGACAGATAAACTTTCTTACTTACGATGTATCGTATAGAGATTAAGTTGATTGTTTATATTGTAAATAATTTTGCTAATAGTTATGCATGAAAATtgctaaaaatatttatttactagtatacatggtccgtccttcgtacgggcaagatactgtagtgtaaagataggtctgtggacacgtcacgtgcaatctttgttgcgaggtcccggatatgctgaatgaattcgaatcttgctcttcgcgcttgtttcgatagaaatcgacacactccccgtgtagcgcttgctgcagaaaacgtgtaggttggattcggtgcaaatgcaatcagaattt from Corticium candelabrum chromosome 21, ooCorCand1.1, whole genome shotgun sequence encodes the following:
- the LOC134196722 gene encoding uncharacterized protein LOC134196722, whose protein sequence is MSKDYFEVPHIGWWLLIFGGLLLNWLVGYKSDVIPYDYILVVGPGLKYLGDNHSQLLQRIFIVALIIHVFEGAYGYTLAKRKKLSSTSILKWSLQSFVLGFPSLMVLRRYDPDCKAKK